In a genomic window of Methanogenium sp. S4BF:
- the mfnA gene encoding tyrosine decarboxylase MfnA — MRSNGLAEDELFSFLLSVKEDDRGYRRVLSSMCTLPHPVAVRAMNLFIESNLGDPGLFEGTASLEALLVERVGSLMHLPEACGYATSGGTESNLQALRMARRNADVRSPNVVVPESAHFSFEKACEILSLEMRVAPSDGRYRMDADAAADLMDKNTIALVGVAGTTEYGVVDPIAALSDIAFDRDTAFHVDAAFGGLVLPFLRDAPLFDFRLEGVTSISVDPHKMGMSTIPVGCLLTRDPSMLCSLNVDTPYLTVKQEFTLAGTRSGGAVAGALAVIEHLGHDGFTAVVAECMANHHRLIDGMAALGYPVLAEPEVNVASFDCPAAPAGWQVSRTRHGHMRIVCMPHITTTIIEEFLKDFGDMHV, encoded by the coding sequence ATGCGCAGCAACGGTCTGGCAGAAGACGAACTCTTCTCTTTTCTTTTATCGGTCAAAGAGGATGACCGGGGGTACCGGCGTGTGCTCAGTTCGATGTGTACACTGCCCCACCCGGTGGCTGTGCGGGCCATGAACCTGTTTATCGAGTCGAATCTCGGTGACCCCGGGCTTTTTGAAGGGACGGCATCCCTTGAGGCGCTCCTTGTTGAACGGGTGGGCTCCCTCATGCATCTCCCGGAGGCCTGCGGGTATGCAACCTCGGGCGGCACAGAATCAAACCTGCAGGCACTCAGGATGGCACGCAGGAATGCAGATGTGCGCTCCCCCAATGTCGTTGTGCCGGAGTCTGCACACTTCTCATTTGAGAAGGCATGTGAAATTCTCTCCCTTGAGATGCGGGTTGCGCCATCGGACGGCAGGTACCGGATGGATGCAGATGCAGCGGCCGACCTTATGGACAAAAATACCATTGCTCTTGTCGGGGTGGCCGGGACCACGGAGTACGGTGTGGTCGATCCGATTGCAGCTCTGTCGGACATCGCGTTCGACCGGGATACCGCGTTTCATGTCGATGCCGCATTTGGCGGGCTGGTCCTGCCGTTTCTGCGGGATGCCCCTCTCTTTGACTTCCGGCTGGAGGGCGTCACCAGCATCTCGGTTGACCCCCATAAGATGGGGATGTCGACGATTCCGGTCGGCTGCCTTCTGACACGGGACCCCTCGATGCTCTGCTCACTGAACGTAGACACGCCGTACCTGACGGTAAAACAGGAGTTTACGCTTGCAGGCACCCGGTCCGGCGGGGCGGTGGCCGGTGCCCTCGCGGTCATTGAACATCTGGGGCATGACGGGTTTACCGCCGTTGTGGCGGAGTGCATGGCAAATCATCACCGTCTCATCGACGGGATGGCGGCGCTGGGGTATCCGGTCCTCGCCGAACCCGAGGTGAATGTCGCCTCGTTCGACTGCCCTGCGGCCCCGGCGGGATGGCAGGTGTCACGCACCCGTCATGGGCATATGAGAATCGTCTGTATGCCGCACATCACCACCACAATAATCGAAGAATTTCTGAAGGATTTTGGCGATATGCATGTTTAA
- the ppsA gene encoding phosphoenolpyruvate synthase, producing the protein MTKVPNILWLAEIQKEDIPSVGGKGASLGEMTSVGLPVPNAFVVTAQAFRRYIENAEIDKEIFSRLSGLDVENSDLLEKTATEVKGIVMKTPVPDEIREDIIRSYVQMGDDVVVAVRSSATAEDLPDASFAGQQDTYLNIKGVDALIEAVQMCWASLYGARAIYYRAKQGFDDSIVDIAVVVQELVRSEKAGVLFSSHPVTGEPTSIIEGSWGLGEAVVSGSVSPDNYVFDQRSGRVVDRYIATKKIEILPDGEHGTKEVPVSPERQNAPVLSDAEIAALAKFGKVSELHYGVPQDVEWSIVGGTIYILQSRPITTIAGNAGVAKGIETSSGNIILEGQGASPGVATGRVVIVSSVKDLGRINDGDIMVAKMTNPDMVPGMRKVSAIITDEGGMTCHAAIVSRELGTPAVVGTKEATRVLKEGDIVTVDGEKGLVYEGAVKTAEEAAPAVAMPAYAAAPIITATSIKVNVSLAEAAARAAATGADGVGLLRIEHMILGLGKTPGWYIRNNKEEEFITELYDGIKVVLDAFPGKPVWVRTLDAPTDEFRNMQGGEDEPEEHNPMLGWRGIRRDLQQTEQFRLQVEVFKRLWAQGYSNMGLMFPLVGHPDEFIRAKQMLADWGVDVNNTTLGIMIEIPSSALMIDEFIAAGINFASFGTNDLIQYTLAIDRNNQNVADMYFPKHPAVLKLIEYAIGRCREGGVECSICGQAGSDPEMVEWLIKTGITSVSANIDAVPKIRETAARTEQRMILDMARR; encoded by the coding sequence ATGACAAAAGTCCCCAATATTCTGTGGCTTGCTGAAATTCAGAAAGAGGATATCCCTTCCGTCGGTGGAAAGGGCGCATCTCTTGGAGAAATGACCTCAGTTGGCCTGCCGGTCCCAAACGCATTTGTGGTGACCGCACAGGCATTCCGCCGCTATATCGAGAATGCAGAGATTGACAAAGAGATATTCTCACGCCTTTCAGGTCTTGACGTCGAGAACTCGGACCTCCTGGAAAAGACGGCAACAGAGGTAAAAGGCATCGTCATGAAGACACCGGTGCCGGACGAAATCAGGGAGGATATCATCCGTTCATACGTGCAGATGGGTGATGATGTCGTCGTTGCTGTCCGTTCCAGTGCAACCGCAGAGGATCTGCCTGACGCGAGCTTTGCCGGCCAGCAGGATACCTACCTGAACATTAAGGGTGTCGATGCACTCATTGAAGCGGTTCAGATGTGCTGGGCATCCCTCTATGGTGCACGCGCGATTTACTACCGTGCCAAACAGGGATTTGACGATTCCATCGTTGACATCGCTGTCGTTGTGCAGGAACTGGTTCGTTCAGAGAAGGCCGGTGTGCTCTTCTCGTCCCATCCGGTCACCGGTGAACCGACATCTATCATCGAAGGTTCATGGGGTCTGGGAGAAGCGGTCGTTTCAGGATCTGTCTCGCCTGACAACTATGTCTTTGACCAGCGGTCCGGGCGGGTTGTCGACCGCTATATTGCGACCAAGAAGATTGAAATCCTGCCGGACGGCGAGCACGGGACAAAGGAAGTGCCTGTCTCCCCGGAGCGGCAGAACGCCCCCGTCCTCTCGGATGCCGAGATCGCCGCTCTTGCAAAGTTCGGCAAGGTCTCTGAACTGCACTATGGTGTCCCGCAGGATGTGGAGTGGAGCATTGTCGGCGGCACCATCTATATTCTCCAGTCCCGGCCTATCACCACGATCGCCGGAAATGCCGGTGTTGCCAAGGGGATCGAAACCAGCAGTGGAAATATTATCCTCGAGGGGCAGGGTGCATCACCCGGGGTTGCAACAGGGCGTGTTGTCATTGTCAGTAGCGTAAAAGACCTGGGGCGGATCAATGACGGTGACATCATGGTCGCAAAGATGACCAATCCCGACATGGTGCCGGGCATGCGCAAGGTAAGTGCCATCATCACCGATGAAGGCGGCATGACCTGCCACGCGGCGATTGTCTCCCGTGAACTGGGCACCCCTGCTGTCGTCGGAACAAAGGAAGCCACCCGTGTCCTCAAAGAAGGGGACATTGTGACGGTGGACGGCGAGAAAGGGCTCGTGTATGAGGGCGCTGTCAAAACTGCAGAGGAGGCCGCCCCGGCCGTTGCCATGCCAGCATATGCTGCAGCGCCCATCATCACCGCGACCTCCATCAAGGTGAACGTCTCCCTTGCAGAGGCTGCCGCACGGGCTGCGGCTACCGGAGCAGATGGTGTGGGCCTGCTGAGAATTGAGCACATGATTCTCGGCCTCGGCAAAACACCCGGATGGTATATCCGCAACAATAAGGAAGAGGAGTTCATCACCGAGCTCTACGATGGCATCAAGGTCGTGCTGGACGCATTCCCCGGAAAGCCGGTCTGGGTCCGCACTCTGGATGCCCCGACAGACGAGTTCAGGAACATGCAGGGCGGAGAGGATGAGCCCGAAGAGCACAACCCGATGCTTGGATGGCGTGGCATCCGCCGTGACCTGCAGCAGACCGAACAGTTCCGCCTGCAGGTTGAGGTGTTCAAGCGCCTCTGGGCACAGGGCTACAGCAACATGGGCCTGATGTTCCCGCTTGTGGGTCACCCGGATGAGTTTATCCGTGCAAAGCAGATGCTTGCGGACTGGGGCGTGGATGTGAATAACACCACCCTCGGTATTATGATTGAGATTCCGTCCAGTGCACTGATGATTGACGAATTCATTGCTGCGGGCATCAACTTTGCCTCATTCGGCACCAATGATCTCATCCAGTACACGCTCGCAATCGACCGCAACAACCAGAATGTGGCGGACATGTACTTCCCGAAGCACCCCGCTGTCCTGAAACTCATTGAGTATGCCATCGGCAGGTGCCGTGAGGGCGGTGTCGAGTGCTCCATCTGTGGGCAGGCAGGATCTGACCCCGAGATGGTTGAATGGCTCATTAAAACCGGCATCACCAGTGTCTCTGCAAATATTGATGCAGTGCCGAAGATCCGCGAAACGGCTGCACGGACCGAGCAGCGGATGATCCTTGATATGGCGAGACGATAG
- the serA gene encoding phosphoglycerate dehydrogenase: protein MTDFTVLVSDPLADEGVDILREYCNVDVKTGLTEEELIEIIGAYDGLLVRSGTQVTASVIAAAHRLKFIGRAGAGVDNIDLDAATEKGIIVANAPSGNTLAACEHTLAMMMSLSRNIPQATASVKAGEWKRSQFMGVELNNKVLGIVGFGRIGQELATRANALEMRCLAYDPYINRERAKKLGVEVCTLEELFPQADFITVHTPLVKETRHLINADTIAQMKTGVRIINCARGGIIDEEALADAIEAGKVAGAALDVYENEPPEGQRIITLPQVITTPHLGASTVEAQQNVAVSVAKQCIEVLEGGSGRFVVNAPMVPADQQERIEPYARLAQKMGKLLIQLTDGRIESIEIEYGGKAADFGRNTKYITRLALKGMLDPILQEPVNIVNAEFAATERGIRVSESITTESKGFTNIMTITVKTDTMEESVSGNVSSADKIRIVAIGEYMTDMTPGGDVVISRHRDVPGVIGQFATIIGRHDVNIAGMQVGRNQPGQEAIMVLNVDAAVPQEAMDEIVKIDGVSTARYAQI, encoded by the coding sequence GTGACAGATTTTACAGTACTGGTCAGTGACCCGCTGGCGGACGAAGGCGTCGACATCCTTCGTGAATATTGCAATGTCGATGTGAAGACGGGCCTCACCGAAGAAGAGCTGATTGAGATCATCGGGGCGTATGACGGACTGCTCGTGCGCAGCGGGACGCAGGTCACCGCAAGCGTGATTGCAGCAGCACACCGGCTGAAGTTCATCGGACGGGCCGGTGCAGGTGTCGACAATATTGACCTTGATGCAGCAACGGAGAAGGGCATCATCGTCGCAAACGCACCTTCCGGCAATACCCTTGCCGCCTGTGAGCACACCCTTGCCATGATGATGTCACTCTCGCGCAACATTCCGCAGGCGACCGCATCGGTCAAGGCAGGAGAGTGGAAACGCTCACAGTTCATGGGTGTCGAGCTCAACAACAAGGTGCTTGGCATTGTCGGATTCGGAAGAATCGGGCAGGAACTGGCAACACGGGCAAATGCTCTTGAGATGCGCTGTCTCGCCTACGACCCGTACATCAACCGTGAGCGGGCAAAAAAGCTCGGTGTTGAGGTCTGCACCCTGGAAGAACTCTTCCCTCAGGCAGATTTCATCACCGTCCACACACCGCTCGTCAAAGAGACGCGCCACCTCATCAACGCAGATACGATCGCGCAGATGAAGACCGGCGTGCGCATCATCAACTGTGCCCGTGGCGGCATCATTGATGAAGAAGCACTCGCAGATGCCATCGAAGCGGGAAAGGTTGCAGGCGCAGCGCTCGATGTCTACGAGAACGAACCACCCGAGGGCCAGCGCATCATCACGCTCCCGCAGGTCATCACCACCCCGCACCTCGGCGCTTCCACAGTCGAGGCACAGCAGAACGTGGCGGTTTCTGTCGCAAAACAGTGCATTGAGGTGCTTGAAGGCGGCTCAGGACGCTTCGTGGTGAACGCGCCGATGGTGCCTGCTGACCAGCAGGAGAGAATCGAGCCGTATGCACGGCTGGCACAGAAGATGGGAAAACTCCTGATTCAGCTGACAGACGGCAGAATAGAGTCCATTGAAATCGAGTACGGCGGCAAGGCGGCAGATTTCGGCCGGAATACCAAATACATCACCCGCCTTGCACTCAAGGGCATGCTTGACCCGATTCTGCAGGAGCCGGTCAACATCGTGAATGCAGAGTTTGCCGCAACGGAACGCGGCATCCGTGTGAGCGAGAGCATCACCACCGAGTCAAAGGGATTCACCAACATCATGACCATCACGGTGAAGACCGATACGATGGAAGAGTCTGTCTCCGGCAATGTCTCTTCGGCAGACAAGATTCGCATCGTTGCCATCGGCGAGTACATGACCGACATGACACCCGGCGGCGACGTGGTCATTTCACGCCACCGTGACGTCCCCGGTGTCATCGGCCAGTTTGCAACCATCATCGGCCGGCATGATGTCAATATCGCAGGCATGCAGGTCGGCCGCAACCAACCCGGACAGGAAGCCATTATGGTCCTGAACGTGGATGCGGCAGTCCCGCAGGAAGCGATGGACGAGATCGTCAAAATCGACGGCGTCTCCACCGCGCGCTACGCACAGATATAA
- a CDS encoding glycosyltransferase family protein, translated as MAEISHPYDLQIPAGKSGYPVILFFICGEGLGHTSRCLKAAQYCEAQGAVCHLAAYGQSHIFLTKAGWPRLHTTPREVTLAGNMGLFCIRKTLWNSKGVPRDLARSYRQARDLIAQIQPDIVIADTMYAPVEAARRDDVPVLFITNQNSFSTLAGGGENGWAALGRLISWYLTLPDQVIIPDFAPPATVSRYNIEIPPERESQYRFIGPLIDISREQYPCAEKTIFASFGGEPFKIPLYRHLAEIAGRRSDLAFEVFAQVPGLPDATENFRTHGYVPDLLAHLCCAEVAILHGGLTTLHEALFFQKPVVMVIDPHHPEQGNNARAITEMGAGVMIRGDEADTDRLEAAIEEARRLAVPDLSAHYTRENGRMHLWKEIQETLRYTQ; from the coding sequence ATGGCAGAGATATCCCATCCTTATGATCTGCAAATCCCGGCCGGCAAATCCGGCTACCCGGTCATCCTCTTTTTCATCTGCGGCGAGGGGCTGGGTCACACCTCACGCTGCCTGAAGGCGGCGCAATACTGTGAGGCACAGGGCGCAGTCTGCCATCTCGCCGCCTACGGACAGTCACACATCTTCCTGACCAAAGCGGGATGGCCGCGCCTGCACACCACCCCGCGGGAAGTGACCCTCGCAGGAAACATGGGGCTTTTCTGCATCAGAAAGACCCTCTGGAACTCAAAAGGGGTGCCCCGCGATCTCGCCCGGTCATACCGGCAGGCGCGTGACCTGATAGCACAGATACAGCCCGACATCGTCATCGCAGATACGATGTATGCACCGGTTGAGGCGGCCCGGCGTGATGATGTGCCGGTGCTCTTTATCACCAACCAGAACAGCTTCTCCACCCTCGCGGGCGGCGGAGAGAACGGGTGGGCAGCTCTGGGCCGCCTGATATCCTGGTACCTCACCCTGCCGGACCAGGTCATCATCCCCGACTTCGCCCCGCCGGCGACGGTGAGCAGATATAATATCGAGATACCACCCGAACGTGAGAGCCAGTACCGGTTCATCGGCCCCTTAATCGACATCTCCCGGGAGCAGTACCCTTGTGCAGAGAAGACCATCTTTGCATCATTCGGCGGCGAACCGTTCAAGATACCCCTCTACCGGCACCTGGCAGAGATTGCCGGACGGCGCAGCGACCTCGCTTTCGAGGTCTTTGCCCAGGTGCCGGGTCTGCCGGATGCGACAGAGAACTTCCGAACCCACGGATATGTGCCGGACCTTCTGGCCCATCTCTGCTGTGCCGAAGTCGCCATCCTCCACGGCGGGCTCACCACCCTGCACGAGGCACTCTTTTTCCAAAAACCGGTGGTGATGGTGATTGACCCGCACCACCCCGAACAGGGCAACAATGCCCGTGCGATCACCGAGATGGGGGCAGGGGTGATGATCCGGGGGGACGAGGCAGACACAGACCGGCTGGAGGCGGCCATTGAAGAGGCGCGCCGGCTTGCGGTGCCTGACCTCTCCGCACACTACACCCGGGAGAACGGAAGGATGCATCTCTGGAAAGAGATTCAGGAAACCTTACGGTATACGCAGTGA
- a CDS encoding DUF2117 domain-containing protein: protein MPDGCTIVAHGPEVFDAGDIDTVSAALLPKEIVVAGVMARTAAEESGFPCRFNTRPPSLVFRHLPSGTEAWLLNRGKTPASGEEFGRIVASRCDRPVYHIECSSRTIYGWNGADPRRTGEAARRLGYATVLLTADTRAPDTCVREIRGCIPGEPVFVNGIVVGHATAETAIIAPENGGVRAVSGITLKPHGTEKLLRGGPVDLSRAWCKSGPVRSQTAQVADRRTPSGRIAVIDHAACDIYSMVDITTCGVVSIGDDTTAVCGHICAHLGIPIFGVTDGDADTVIDHSCCAGSVIVEVTEGRDDEKGLEIAETVPAAPCHWDQWVAATLRTRTDIRIVRDAR from the coding sequence ATGCCTGACGGATGCACCATCGTTGCCCACGGGCCGGAGGTCTTTGATGCAGGCGACATTGATACGGTAAGCGCTGCACTTCTTCCAAAGGAGATTGTCGTGGCAGGCGTGATGGCCCGGACCGCAGCAGAGGAGTCCGGGTTTCCCTGCCGGTTCAATACCCGCCCGCCGTCGCTTGTGTTCCGACACCTCCCTTCAGGAACAGAGGCGTGGCTCTTAAACCGGGGCAAAACACCCGCTTCCGGCGAGGAGTTCGGACGGATTGTCGCATCACGGTGCGACCGGCCGGTATACCATATTGAATGCAGCAGCCGGACAATCTACGGGTGGAACGGGGCAGACCCCCGCCGCACCGGAGAGGCAGCACGCCGCCTCGGATATGCCACAGTACTCCTGACTGCAGACACACGGGCACCAGACACCTGCGTCCGGGAAATTCGCGGGTGCATCCCTGGTGAGCCCGTCTTTGTAAACGGCATCGTCGTTGGCCATGCCACGGCAGAGACAGCCATCATTGCACCGGAGAACGGAGGGGTACGGGCAGTATCCGGCATCACCCTCAAACCCCACGGCACAGAGAAACTGCTCAGGGGAGGGCCGGTAGACCTGTCACGGGCATGGTGCAAGTCAGGACCGGTCCGCTCACAGACCGCACAGGTGGCAGACCGGCGCACCCCCTCCGGACGCATCGCCGTCATCGACCATGCCGCCTGCGACATCTATAGCATGGTGGACATCACCACCTGCGGCGTGGTCTCCATCGGTGATGACACCACCGCTGTCTGCGGGCATATCTGTGCCCATCTGGGCATCCCCATCTTCGGGGTGACCGACGGCGATGCAGACACCGTGATTGACCACTCCTGCTGTGCTGGCTCGGTGATTGTAGAGGTGACCGAGGGCAGGGATGATGAAAAAGGGCTGGAGATTGCAGAGACAGTCCCTGCCGCACCCTGCCACTGGGATCAGTGGGTAGCTGCCACCCTCCGCACCCGCACCGACATCCGCATCGTGAGGGATGCCCGGTGA
- a CDS encoding ATP-dependent DNA ligase, with product MDFLAFSRICESLENTNGRLDMTAIVRDALSSLDEADLPLFIRYLMGRTFPDWSQEKIGIGPNSVYDAVAYVAGRDRRAVVSTVNRSGDPGRAVESLLAKKEQMSFFSESLTLGDIGHDFTLLAATGGSKSQKEKDRVLRRLFGNASPLEGRYLARLLLGELRIGIGEGTMRDAIAGAFSVSPAAVEHAYQAANDLGEVALIAHRGEDALYAVHIEPFRPVKMMLAKQGTVTEMLSEAGVLAAEYKYDGTRFQFHKAGGICRMYSRKLEEVTHAIPDVVEMLDAATPHDIILDGEVIAVRDGRPLPFQYVLRRFRRKHDVASHIEEITLRPNVFDILWIDGETLIDLPFAQRRERLDAAVSDAYVAPQLVSGDEEEIDLLYRTALDDGHEGIMIKNPRSPYTPGVRGKLWVKIKPAVDTIDLVITAAEWGEGKRAHIFGSFLLSCLGDDGSFIPLSKVATGFSDEALQEMYAALSGNILSEEGKMVHVEPEIVVEVGYAEIQRSPNYTGGFALRFPRFIRLREDKSPEEIETLRMIEERFAAQSAR from the coding sequence ATGGATTTTCTTGCATTTTCCCGTATATGTGAGTCGCTGGAGAATACCAACGGCAGGCTGGATATGACTGCCATCGTCCGGGACGCCCTTTCGTCACTCGATGAAGCGGATCTCCCGCTTTTCATCCGCTACCTGATGGGGCGGACCTTCCCTGACTGGAGCCAGGAGAAGATCGGCATCGGCCCGAACAGTGTCTATGACGCGGTGGCCTATGTGGCAGGCAGGGACCGCCGGGCGGTCGTCAGCACCGTCAACCGCAGCGGGGACCCCGGCAGGGCGGTTGAGTCACTGCTCGCGAAAAAAGAGCAGATGTCGTTTTTCTCCGAGTCCCTGACACTCGGTGACATCGGGCATGACTTCACGCTCCTTGCCGCAACCGGGGGGAGCAAATCCCAGAAAGAGAAGGACCGGGTACTGCGACGGCTCTTTGGCAACGCCTCACCTCTTGAAGGCCGGTATCTGGCCCGTCTGCTTTTAGGGGAGCTCAGGATAGGCATCGGCGAAGGGACAATGCGGGATGCCATTGCAGGGGCCTTTTCGGTCAGCCCTGCCGCCGTGGAGCATGCCTATCAGGCGGCAAATGATCTGGGCGAGGTGGCCCTCATCGCACACCGGGGCGAGGATGCCCTGTATGCAGTTCATATCGAGCCGTTCAGGCCGGTAAAGATGATGCTTGCCAAACAGGGCACGGTGACCGAGATGCTCAGCGAGGCAGGCGTGCTTGCGGCAGAATACAAATACGACGGAACCCGGTTTCAGTTTCATAAGGCAGGGGGCATCTGCCGGATGTACTCCCGGAAGCTCGAGGAGGTGACCCATGCCATCCCCGATGTCGTGGAGATGCTCGATGCAGCCACACCGCATGACATCATCCTTGACGGCGAGGTCATCGCTGTCCGTGACGGCCGCCCCCTGCCCTTCCAGTATGTGCTCCGCCGGTTCCGGCGCAAGCATGACGTCGCTTCTCATATTGAGGAAATTACTCTCAGACCAAATGTCTTTGACATTCTCTGGATCGACGGTGAGACGCTCATTGACCTTCCCTTTGCACAGCGCAGGGAGCGTCTGGATGCGGCTGTTTCGGACGCATATGTGGCACCCCAGCTGGTAAGCGGGGATGAAGAAGAGATTGACCTCCTCTACCGCACTGCCCTTGACGACGGGCATGAGGGCATCATGATCAAGAACCCCCGCTCGCCCTATACGCCGGGTGTCCGCGGCAAACTCTGGGTGAAAATCAAGCCGGCGGTGGACACCATTGATCTGGTGATCACCGCTGCGGAGTGGGGGGAGGGGAAACGGGCGCATATCTTCGGGTCGTTCCTGCTCTCCTGTCTGGGTGATGACGGTTCGTTTATCCCGCTCTCCAAGGTGGCGACCGGTTTTTCGGATGAGGCGCTGCAGGAGATGTATGCCGCCCTCTCCGGGAATATCCTCTCAGAAGAAGGGAAGATGGTCCATGTTGAACCGGAGATTGTCGTGGAAGTGGGGTATGCAGAGATTCAGCGGAGTCCGAATTATACCGGCGGGTTTGCCCTCCGGTTCCCCCGGTTTATCCGTCTGCGGGAAGATAAAAGCCCGGAGGAGATTGAAACCCTCCGGATGATTGAAGAACGGTTTGCGGCACAGTCGGCTAGGTGA
- a CDS encoding MBL fold metallo-hydrolase, with protein sequence MKVTVLASGSKGNSIYIEGNGGALLVDAGISSRRIRSSVAACGGDISRVEGLCITHEHSDHIRGIDVFTRQCPMPVFGTGGTLAGVKETLKSSGAAALHRVMPGEAFDTGTFSVTPFSTSHDAADPTGFCISDGEVTVGVCTDTGMVTTAMMGFLARCDGLVLESNHCPVMLENGPYPVFLKRRIADKNRGHLSNRAASNVLSELCSDLSVAVLAHLSEENNTQEKALATARETLALFSHDVELEVGLQHVVTRTIEV encoded by the coding sequence ATGAAGGTAACCGTCCTTGCGAGCGGCAGCAAAGGGAACAGCATCTATATCGAAGGGAACGGGGGTGCCCTTCTGGTGGATGCGGGCATCAGCAGCCGGCGTATCCGCTCATCTGTTGCGGCCTGCGGGGGCGATATATCCCGGGTGGAAGGACTTTGCATCACCCACGAGCACTCTGACCATATCCGGGGCATTGATGTCTTTACCCGCCAGTGCCCGATGCCCGTCTTCGGCACCGGGGGGACGCTCGCCGGGGTGAAAGAGACCCTGAAATCTTCAGGAGCGGCTGCCCTGCACCGGGTTATGCCGGGAGAGGCGTTTGATACGGGTACGTTCTCGGTGACGCCGTTCTCCACATCCCACGATGCGGCGGACCCGACCGGATTCTGCATATCAGACGGCGAGGTGACGGTAGGTGTCTGCACCGATACCGGGATGGTTACCACCGCGATGATGGGATTTCTCGCCCGGTGTGACGGCCTCGTTCTTGAAAGCAATCACTGCCCGGTGATGCTGGAGAACGGGCCCTACCCCGTCTTTCTGAAACGGCGTATTGCAGACAAAAACCGGGGGCACCTCTCGAACCGGGCGGCGTCCAATGTGCTGAGTGAACTCTGTTCTGACCTCTCTGTCGCAGTCCTTGCCCATCTGTCCGAAGAGAACAATACGCAGGAAAAGGCGCTTGCGACCGCCAGGGAGACACTCGCGCTCTTCTCTCATGATGTGGAACTGGAAGTCGGCTTGCAGCACGTGGTGACCCGGACGATTGAGGTGTGA